The Raoultibacter phocaeensis genome contains a region encoding:
- a CDS encoding IS3 family transposase, which translates to MYTEREKVRYVETMWAEGLTPRAAERKWGTPSRESLRRWLEQAEEGSLPAEMPRVKGRAEHAPHSRYPEATKAEAVRLYGLGEKPAHIARRLGIAEASIISVWSRKARKSAIMSETGAEGAPREDEGAKPGMGQAAGSDDRRIEALRAELEEALFEVSVYKELMRDPKAASPASLSKRRLVGLGERLRRDCGCSLARISTFLGISKSTYLYHRARLDSPSGMTDGGFDGAVAAAFAENGGIYGYRRLRAALEAGGVRAPERRVRESMARQGLVARCSRSEKRWSSYAGEVSDAPGNLLLGEHGRHDFSADAPNELWLTDITEMRGRDGKCYLSAVVDCFDGKVVAWRASESPNAELANSTLADAIATLREGQRPVIHSDRGGHYRWKGWIALCEGAGLVRSMSRKGHSPDNAACEGFFGRAKVEAFHSLVRAGAPVAEIFEAVARYITWYNDGRLKTFRENGKKATCETIEGRRRRLGLAA; encoded by the coding sequence ATGTACACGGAAAGGGAGAAGGTCCGCTACGTCGAGACGATGTGGGCCGAGGGGCTCACGCCCCGCGCCGCCGAGCGGAAATGGGGGACCCCGTCCAGGGAGTCGCTGAGGCGGTGGCTGGAGCAGGCCGAGGAGGGCTCCCTGCCGGCGGAGATGCCCAGGGTGAAGGGGCGCGCCGAGCACGCGCCCCACTCCCGCTACCCCGAGGCCACCAAGGCGGAGGCCGTCCGCCTCTACGGCCTCGGGGAGAAGCCCGCGCACATCGCCCGCCGCCTCGGCATCGCCGAAGCGAGCATAATATCGGTCTGGAGCAGGAAGGCCCGCAAAAGCGCTATCATGTCCGAGACCGGCGCGGAGGGCGCGCCGCGCGAGGACGAGGGGGCGAAGCCGGGCATGGGGCAGGCGGCGGGATCGGACGACAGGCGGATCGAGGCCCTCCGGGCCGAGCTCGAGGAGGCGCTCTTCGAGGTGAGCGTCTACAAGGAGCTGATGCGCGACCCAAAAGCCGCAAGCCCGGCGAGCCTGTCGAAGAGGCGGCTCGTCGGGTTAGGCGAGAGGCTGAGGCGGGACTGCGGGTGCTCCCTGGCCCGGATCTCGACGTTCTTGGGAATCTCGAAGAGCACCTACCTCTACCACCGGGCGAGGCTCGATAGCCCGTCCGGCATGACGGACGGGGGCTTCGACGGGGCCGTGGCCGCGGCCTTCGCGGAGAACGGCGGGATCTACGGCTACCGCCGCCTCAGAGCGGCGCTGGAGGCCGGCGGCGTCCGCGCGCCCGAGCGCAGGGTGCGCGAGTCGATGGCGCGCCAGGGGCTCGTCGCCCGGTGCTCCAGGTCGGAGAAGAGATGGAGCTCGTACGCGGGCGAGGTGTCGGACGCGCCCGGGAACCTGCTGCTCGGCGAGCACGGGAGGCACGACTTCTCGGCGGACGCGCCCAACGAGCTGTGGCTCACCGACATCACCGAGATGCGGGGGCGCGACGGCAAGTGCTACCTGTCCGCCGTCGTCGACTGCTTCGACGGCAAGGTCGTCGCCTGGCGCGCCTCGGAGAGCCCCAACGCCGAGCTCGCGAACTCCACGCTCGCCGACGCGATAGCGACGCTTCGGGAGGGCCAGCGTCCCGTCATCCACTCCGACCGCGGCGGGCACTACCGCTGGAAGGGGTGGATCGCGCTGTGCGAGGGGGCCGGCCTCGTGCGCTCGATGTCGCGCAAGGGGCACAGCCCCGACAACGCGGCGTGCGAGGGCTTCTTCGGCCGGGCGAAGGTCGAGGCGTTCCATTCGCTCGTGCGCGCGGGGGCGCCCGTCGCCGAGATATTCGAGGCCGTCGCGCGCTACATCACGTGGTACAATGACGGCCGCCTCAAGACGTTCAGGGAGAACGGGAAGAAGGCCACCTGCGAGACCATCGAGGGCCGCCGCAGGAGGCTCGGGCTGGCGGCCTGA